From one Tetragenococcus osmophilus genomic stretch:
- a CDS encoding type II toxin-antitoxin system YafQ family toxin, whose amino-acid sequence MYKVVTSSRFKKDYKLCQKRRLPIEQLDQVIVRLARGENLEEKFKNHTLTGKYKGYEECHIQPDCLFVYEYRKDELFLYRTGTHSDLFN is encoded by the coding sequence ATGTATAAAGTTGTTACGTCTTCTCGTTTTAAAAAGGATTATAAATTGTGTCAAAAAAGAAGGTTACCCATTGAACAGTTGGATCAAGTAATTGTACGTTTAGCGAGAGGCGAAAACTTAGAGGAGAAGTTTAAGAATCATACTTTGACTGGTAAATACAAAGGATATGAAGAATGTCATATTCAGCCTGATTGCTTGTTTGTTTATGAGTATAGAAAAGATGAATTGTTTTTATACCGTACAGGGACACATTCAGATTTATTTAATTAA
- a CDS encoding type II toxin-antitoxin system RelB/DinJ family antitoxin produces MSKSLKEKNENKVVQARINKELVDEAEDIFNDLGIDRSTAMRIFYQQVVWNNGLPFEMKRPEVPNEETVKAFEEDLTNAKRYTDLDELFKDLKE; encoded by the coding sequence ATGAGTAAAAGTCTAAAAGAAAAAAATGAAAATAAAGTTGTCCAAGCTCGCATAAATAAAGAGTTGGTTGATGAAGCAGAAGATATTTTTAATGATTTAGGTATTGATCGTTCGACTGCAATGAGAATTTTTTATCAACAAGTTGTTTGGAATAATGGTCTGCCTTTTGAAATGAAACGTCCTGAGGTTCCTAATGAAGAGACTGTTAAGGCGTTTGAAGAAGATTTAACTAATGCAAAGAGGTATACTGATTTAGATGAATTATTTAAAGATTTGAAGGAGTAG
- a CDS encoding YbaK/EbsC family protein, producing the protein MSLERVKEYFSTLEMENRVKILHDSSATVEQAAQALGCLPEKIAKTMSFTLNESHNILIVMAGDAKVDNKKYKSFFGKRAKMIPKDSVEQAVGHSPGGVCPFAIKSDVDVYLDESLRNFDWIYPAAGDSQSAVELTPDELEKYSSAKEWVDVAKD; encoded by the coding sequence ATGTCTTTAGAGCGCGTAAAAGAATATTTTTCAACGCTGGAGATGGAAAATCGGGTGAAAATTTTGCATGATTCTAGTGCTACTGTCGAACAAGCTGCCCAAGCATTAGGTTGCTTACCCGAAAAAATTGCAAAAACGATGTCATTTACATTAAATGAAAGTCATAATATTCTTATTGTGATGGCAGGAGATGCTAAAGTTGATAATAAAAAGTATAAGTCCTTTTTTGGGAAAAGAGCAAAAATGATTCCTAAGGACTCTGTCGAGCAAGCTGTTGGGCACTCACCTGGTGGCGTATGTCCTTTTGCCATAAAATCTGATGTAGATGTTTACTTAGACGAATCACTGAGAAATTTTGACTGGATCTATCCTGCGGCCGGAGACAGCCAAAGCGCGGTGGAATTAACGCCTGATGAATTAGAAAAGTATTCATCTGCTAAAGAGTGGGTGGATGTTGCAAAAGATTGA
- a CDS encoding D-2-hydroxyacid dehydrogenase, with product MKIVVLDGYALNPGDIDWEPLKEIGECEIYDRTSFTDKEEILERIGDARIVLTNKTPLDEEVLNTAPNLQYIGILATGYNIIDIDAAAKAGITVTNVPAYGTEAVAQFTFALLLEITSQVGLHNQLVHEGQWSSNPDFSFFAKPLTELQGKTLGLIGFGRIAQKVAEIGHAFGMNVIFYNHRPKSNKAEWVQQVNLNELLSQSDVVSLHVPQTPDTKELINSSSLQKMKNTAILINTARGGLINEADLAEALNTEQLSAAAMDVAQHEPINEDSPLLTAKNCYITPHIAWAPQETRKRLLDIVVNNLTEFLAGRKQNTVT from the coding sequence ATGAAAATTGTAGTTTTAGACGGATACGCTTTAAATCCTGGGGACATTGATTGGGAACCGCTAAAAGAAATTGGTGAATGTGAGATATATGATAGAACATCATTTACTGATAAAGAAGAAATTTTGGAACGGATCGGTGATGCGCGAATCGTTTTGACGAATAAGACTCCTTTGGATGAAGAAGTACTTAACACTGCACCTAATTTACAATATATAGGTATCTTGGCTACTGGTTATAATATAATCGATATTGATGCAGCAGCTAAAGCTGGAATTACAGTAACTAATGTTCCAGCATACGGAACAGAAGCTGTAGCTCAATTTACGTTTGCTTTGTTGTTGGAGATCACAAGTCAAGTCGGCTTACACAACCAACTAGTACATGAAGGACAATGGTCAAGTAATCCTGACTTTAGTTTCTTTGCCAAACCACTGACTGAACTACAAGGAAAGACGCTAGGGCTTATTGGCTTTGGACGAATTGCACAAAAAGTTGCGGAAATTGGTCATGCATTTGGAATGAACGTCATCTTTTATAATCATCGTCCTAAAAGTAATAAAGCTGAATGGGTACAACAAGTTAACTTAAATGAGCTATTAAGCCAGTCTGACGTTGTTAGCTTACATGTACCACAAACTCCTGATACAAAAGAGTTGATCAATAGTTCCTCACTGCAAAAAATGAAGAATACTGCTATTTTGATTAATACTGCACGTGGTGGTTTGATCAATGAAGCAGACCTTGCTGAGGCTTTGAATACTGAACAACTTTCTGCTGCAGCAATGGACGTAGCACAACATGAGCCAATCAATGAAGATAGTCCTTTATTAACAGCTAAAAATTGTTACATTACGCCTCACATAGCCTGGGCACCACAGGAAACAAGAAAACGATTATTAGATATTGTCGTTAATAACTTAACAGAATTTCTAGCTGGTCGAAAACAAAATACAGTCACATAG
- a CDS encoding catalase: MTAGQRGPSMLQDVWLLEKLADFNREVIPERRMHAKGSGAFGTFTVTHDITQYTKAKIFSEVGKKTEMFARFSTVAGERGAADAERDIRGFALKFYTEEGNWDLVGNNTPVFFHRDPKHFIDLNRAIKRDPRTNMRSPNNNWDFWTSLPESLHQVTITMSDRGIPSSYRFMHGFSSHAYSMINADNERVWVQFHFRSQQGIQNLTDQEADTVNANTRESHQADLYNAIEQGKYPKWKMYIQVMTEEEANQLDYNPFDLTKVWYKEDFPFIEVGEFELNKNPDNYFQDVEEASFNPAAQVPGIGISPDRMLQTRVFAYQDAARYRIGVNHHQIPVNAPRGVKNPHPYSRDGQGRMDGNLGSEVHYTPNSYGNYTDHKFMEEPAMQGGDVKNYDFREDDHDYYTQPGMLFRRMTKEQQLVLFENTARNMGDSTLQIKHRHINNCYQADPNYGEGVAKALGIDLKDVDLTPTPRDSEKANDEANARGYEDLNVPTEPAMPETAKDLGPEGRDTNVEDPFYLSEPMNDPFLL, from the coding sequence ATGACAGCAGGTCAACGTGGTCCTAGTATGCTACAAGACGTTTGGCTATTAGAAAAGCTTGCCGATTTTAATCGTGAAGTCATTCCTGAACGTCGTATGCATGCCAAAGGATCGGGCGCCTTTGGAACCTTTACAGTAACACATGATATTACTCAGTATACAAAAGCTAAAATTTTCTCTGAAGTAGGTAAAAAAACCGAAATGTTTGCACGTTTTTCTACTGTTGCTGGTGAACGTGGTGCTGCAGATGCTGAACGAGATATCCGAGGTTTCGCATTAAAATTCTATACAGAAGAAGGAAATTGGGACCTAGTTGGAAATAATACCCCTGTGTTTTTCCATCGGGACCCGAAACATTTCATTGATTTGAATCGTGCGATTAAAAGAGACCCTCGTACAAATATGAGAAGTCCTAACAATAACTGGGATTTTTGGACATCGTTACCTGAGTCATTACACCAAGTAACCATTACTATGAGTGATCGGGGAATACCTTCTTCTTATCGCTTTATGCATGGTTTTAGTTCTCATGCTTATAGTATGATTAATGCAGATAATGAACGTGTGTGGGTACAATTTCATTTTCGTTCCCAACAAGGAATACAGAACTTAACAGACCAGGAAGCAGATACTGTTAATGCTAATACTCGTGAATCTCATCAAGCAGATTTATACAATGCTATCGAACAAGGGAAATATCCTAAGTGGAAAATGTATATTCAAGTGATGACTGAAGAAGAAGCGAATCAATTAGACTATAATCCTTTTGACCTGACAAAAGTTTGGTACAAAGAAGATTTTCCTTTCATCGAGGTAGGGGAATTTGAATTAAATAAAAACCCAGATAATTACTTCCAAGATGTGGAAGAAGCATCATTTAACCCTGCAGCACAAGTACCAGGGATTGGTATTTCGCCAGACCGTATGCTACAAACTCGCGTTTTTGCTTATCAAGACGCAGCACGCTATCGTATTGGTGTCAATCATCATCAAATTCCCGTTAATGCTCCTCGAGGTGTGAAAAATCCTCATCCTTATAGCCGTGATGGACAAGGACGAATGGATGGAAACCTTGGTAGTGAAGTTCATTATACCCCTAATAGCTACGGAAATTATACAGATCATAAATTTATGGAAGAACCAGCAATGCAAGGTGGAGATGTAAAAAATTATGATTTTAGAGAAGACGATCATGATTATTATACCCAACCTGGTATGCTTTTCCGTCGCATGACAAAAGAACAACAACTTGTATTATTTGAAAATACTGCTCGTAACATGGGAGATAGTACTTTACAAATTAAGCATCGTCATATCAATAATTGCTATCAAGCGGATCCAAACTATGGGGAGGGCGTTGCTAAAGCATTAGGAATCGATCTAAAAGATGTTGATTTAACGCCAACGCCTCGTGATTCGGAAAAAGCCAATGATGAAGCAAATGCTCGTGGCTACGAAGATTTAAACGTACCAACAGAACCCGCTATGCCAGAAACTGCAAAAGATTTAGGACCTGAAGGACGCGATACGAACGTAGAAGATCCTTTCTATCTGTCAGAACCTATGAACGATCCATTTTTATTATAA
- a CDS encoding ornithine cyclodeaminase family protein: MLIISKDEIKKVYTMKECMQAVKDAFSLFSQGKVKAPLRTQIKNEEGTGSYLCMPAYCKEYDASCVKVLNMFPENIQKGIPTINAQVLIMNTETGTVDGLLDGNYTTQLRTGAASGIAFKLLAKKNCAIGAVIGTGGQAATQLEAMIVAKDLREVRVSDLDFERAKKFVETMKSSLSEYSTDIIAVKSANEAIDDADVIITVTSSKKPVFDETRVKEGATISGVGSYQTDMQEIPPKLLRRASKIYFDSEEAVLSEAGDLLIPLENKEITKENFMGDIGQVINHEIVGRESDEEIIFFETVGIAAQDLMTSKSIFDKVQTKT, encoded by the coding sequence TTGCTTATTATTTCAAAAGATGAGATAAAAAAAGTTTATACAATGAAAGAATGTATGCAAGCAGTAAAAGACGCATTTTCATTATTTTCACAAGGAAAGGTAAAAGCACCATTACGAACTCAAATTAAAAATGAAGAGGGGACAGGAAGTTATTTATGCATGCCCGCTTATTGCAAAGAATATGATGCTTCTTGTGTTAAGGTTTTGAATATGTTCCCGGAAAATATTCAAAAAGGAATCCCCACAATCAATGCGCAAGTGTTAATAATGAACACTGAAACTGGAACTGTTGACGGACTTTTGGACGGCAATTACACAACACAATTACGAACAGGCGCAGCAAGCGGCATTGCCTTTAAACTATTAGCCAAAAAAAATTGTGCGATTGGTGCCGTTATTGGTACGGGTGGGCAGGCTGCAACGCAACTAGAAGCAATGATAGTCGCAAAAGATTTAAGAGAAGTTAGAGTTTCTGATCTAGACTTTGAACGCGCTAAAAAGTTTGTTGAAACTATGAAAAGCTCTCTTTCTGAATACTCAACCGATATTATTGCTGTAAAAAGTGCTAACGAAGCGATAGATGATGCAGATGTCATTATTACTGTTACTTCCTCAAAAAAACCTGTTTTTGATGAAACAAGGGTAAAAGAAGGGGCAACAATTTCTGGCGTAGGTTCTTATCAAACAGATATGCAAGAAATTCCTCCTAAGTTGTTACGACGTGCTTCGAAAATATATTTTGATTCAGAAGAAGCTGTTTTATCTGAAGCAGGAGACCTGCTAATTCCTTTAGAAAATAAAGAAATAACAAAAGAAAATTTTATGGGAGATATCGGACAAGTCATTAACCATGAAATCGTAGGACGAGAAAGTGACGAAGAAATTATTTTCTTTGAAACAGTAGGTATCGCAGCCCAAGATTTAATGACATCAAAATCAATATTTGACAAAGTCCAAACAAAGACTTAA
- a CDS encoding cation-translocating P-type ATPase, which translates to MANKKKINNYKGLTQEEVSKRLEKFGYNTVKTQTNKSFITYLKEALKDITIIILLFATILSSYVAFQTHPDDFTEPIVIFSIVILNIYLSIKQQKDAEKSMNELKQMNTPTSQVLRDGEVVEVKSSEIVPGDILQLNLGDRVPADAQILNCNNFFVDESFLTGESEPSEKDENYQTNQNDTIGDRKDLTFSGSLVVTGNAKAAVINTGLDTEIGKISDLINKEEPDMAPLQIKMQKLGKSLGIVAILAGIFAIIIGFIKGYQLETSIMTAISMTVAAIPEVLPVVVTISLAVGMNNMARKKTIVRTPSTVETIGSVSVICSDKTGTITENNMSVKQVTPLKEPNESLLRVTSNKDHNLLFLFYLASSIDDQETNKNPTELAIQKSLDDTFSKEELYKLAQGFNKIYEIPFDSTRKQMTVLYEVNGRYISITKGAFERLQLADNKEDQKYYQDEQTSLANQAYRVLGLGYQVFENYPENFSDEDLESHLNFVGFVGIIDPARKESYQAVEIAKQAGIQPIMITGDHLITAEKIAEDVGILVEGTKGMTGAELNKFSDAQLAEVIRDYRVFARTSPEDKIRIVKAFQNNEEVVAMTGDGVNDAPALKAVDVGIAMGGGTEVAKEAADMTIVDDNFATIVQAVEEGRRVYSNIRKSLYAMLGCNISALTIVLISMLIGWGAPVTAIHLLIIKVVADGIPGFSLSVEPVENDIMKNHPVRKNESIFNNGLLRRIIEISIVFTVATLIAIFVGRTYSIAIAETMTFVVLGWTTIIHMYNCRSEHSIFKLRFLSNTLLVTTTVVGAAILLLLVTLPLTQNLLDFVSLNFIQWIWVIALSIISLVYIEIKKFFNVF; encoded by the coding sequence ATGGCAAATAAGAAAAAAATAAATAATTATAAGGGCCTTACACAAGAAGAAGTTAGTAAACGACTAGAAAAGTTTGGTTATAACACAGTAAAAACACAAACAAATAAAAGCTTTATAACTTATTTAAAAGAAGCGTTAAAAGATATCACTATCATCATTTTATTATTTGCTACCATTCTTTCTAGTTATGTTGCTTTTCAAACACATCCAGATGACTTTACTGAACCTATTGTTATATTTTCGATTGTCATTTTAAATATTTATTTATCGATTAAGCAACAAAAAGATGCAGAAAAATCGATGAATGAATTAAAACAAATGAACACACCTACAAGCCAAGTACTAAGAGATGGGGAAGTAGTAGAAGTTAAAAGTTCAGAGATTGTGCCAGGAGATATTCTTCAGTTAAATTTAGGCGACCGTGTTCCAGCAGATGCGCAAATATTAAACTGTAATAATTTCTTTGTTGATGAATCTTTTTTAACGGGAGAAAGTGAACCTAGCGAAAAGGATGAAAATTATCAAACAAATCAAAATGACACTATTGGCGATCGAAAGGACTTAACTTTTTCTGGTTCATTAGTTGTCACTGGAAATGCTAAAGCAGCTGTAATAAACACAGGGTTAGATACCGAAATTGGTAAAATTTCTGATTTAATAAATAAAGAAGAACCCGATATGGCTCCTTTACAAATAAAAATGCAAAAGTTAGGAAAAAGTTTAGGCATTGTAGCTATATTAGCAGGAATATTCGCTATTATTATCGGCTTTATTAAAGGATATCAGTTAGAAACTAGCATAATGACAGCTATTTCCATGACGGTAGCTGCTATCCCAGAAGTATTGCCCGTAGTAGTGACTATTTCTTTAGCTGTTGGTATGAATAATATGGCTAGAAAAAAGACGATTGTAAGAACACCTTCCACTGTGGAGACAATAGGTAGTGTTTCGGTTATTTGCTCTGACAAAACAGGAACGATTACAGAAAATAATATGAGCGTTAAACAAGTAACGCCTTTAAAAGAACCTAATGAATCTTTACTACGAGTAACATCAAATAAAGACCATAATTTGCTCTTTCTCTTTTATTTAGCAAGTAGTATAGACGATCAAGAGACCAATAAAAACCCGACGGAGTTAGCCATTCAAAAATCATTGGATGATACCTTCAGTAAGGAAGAATTATATAAACTGGCTCAAGGTTTCAATAAGATTTATGAAATCCCGTTTGATTCTACACGGAAACAAATGACAGTCTTATACGAAGTTAATGGTAGATATATTTCCATTACTAAAGGAGCTTTTGAGCGCTTACAATTAGCTGACAACAAAGAAGACCAAAAATATTATCAAGACGAACAAACCAGTCTAGCAAACCAAGCTTACCGTGTATTAGGTTTAGGTTATCAAGTTTTTGAAAATTATCCAGAAAATTTTTCAGATGAAGACTTGGAAAGTCATTTAAATTTCGTCGGCTTTGTTGGCATCATTGATCCGGCTAGAAAAGAAAGCTATCAAGCTGTAGAAATAGCTAAACAAGCGGGCATTCAACCAATCATGATTACTGGTGACCACTTAATTACGGCTGAAAAAATTGCCGAAGACGTAGGAATTTTAGTAGAAGGAACGAAAGGTATGACAGGGGCTGAATTGAACAAATTTTCGGATGCTCAATTAGCAGAAGTTATTCGTGATTACCGCGTCTTTGCTCGTACATCTCCTGAAGATAAGATTCGAATTGTTAAAGCATTTCAAAACAACGAAGAAGTAGTGGCTATGACAGGGGACGGCGTCAACGACGCACCGGCACTAAAAGCAGTTGATGTAGGTATTGCTATGGGTGGTGGTACTGAAGTTGCAAAAGAAGCAGCAGATATGACGATAGTAGATGACAATTTTGCGACAATCGTACAAGCCGTAGAAGAGGGAAGAAGAGTATATAGTAATATTCGTAAATCATTGTATGCCATGTTAGGGTGTAATATCTCCGCTTTAACGATCGTATTAATCTCAATGCTTATCGGATGGGGGGCTCCTGTAACAGCTATCCATCTACTAATTATCAAAGTTGTGGCAGATGGTATTCCTGGATTTAGTTTAAGTGTAGAACCTGTTGAAAATGATATTATGAAAAATCATCCAGTTAGGAAAAACGAAAGTATATTTAATAATGGCTTATTAAGGAGGATTATTGAGATCTCTATTGTATTTACAGTCGCTACTTTGATTGCCATTTTTGTAGGGCGTACTTATTCTATTGCAATCGCAGAAACAATGACATTTGTTGTATTAGGTTGGACGACAATTATTCATATGTATAATTGTCGTAGTGAACATTCTATTTTTAAATTACGTTTTCTAAGCAACACTTTATTAGTTACAACAACTGTCGTAGGTGCAGCAATTCTTTTACTATTGGTGACTTTACCTCTGACACAAAATCTTCTCGATTTTGTTTCTTTGAACTTTATACAATGGATTTGGGTAATAGCTTTATCCATAATCTCGTTGGTATATATTGAAATTAAAAAGTTCTTTAATGTATTTTGA
- a CDS encoding cation-translocating P-type ATPase produces MKLYQQTKDQVIEDFQVDLQNGLTDEKVTQQREKYGENKLPEKKEDPYWKVFLKNFKEPIVIVLMGAIVLSSLSAFHDIQIQGNLETGYESLYEAAAIFILIIINAFLGFWQEISARKSLNALKEMNTRNTTVLRNGKWQTIPVNEMVVGDIVSNQVGDFVEADVRWLDVNELQVIESHLTGEADAIEKGTEAISEDVELGDRTNMGFSGSTVSNGQGTGVVVAAGANTELGNIAQMIESVEEKPSPLQNTVNKLTKTLMFISGIIVIFTLIMGIIQAGELSFASIGSVLSTSIALAVASIPDALPAVLSIVLTIGASAMAKNKGLIKSLNSVETLGATSYICSDKTGTLTKNEMTVVQYYANGHKYEVTGLGYNPNGEVKNQDNDDPVATSKAFLYGAVLCNDSSVQENDNGEYTPLGLPTEVALTVLGKKVNISREDLQQDKEIVRTLPFSSSRKMMSVIVKENDGKYTLYTKGAPDVMINRSNGILKDGEVDKTEEERNNFLSIVDDYADDALRTLAVGQKEITEDEALNGTTDTLEHSLVLTGVAGIIDPAREEVKVSVQTLHNANVEVVMITGDHEKTARAIAYDLGIVDSKSATVVKGVDIEKMSDDELYETVKETNVYARVSPEHKQRIVKQLQNYGQITAMTGDGVNDAPALRVADIGIAMGVAGTEVTKDSADLVLLDDKFTTIENAVKSGRTIYGNIKNFIRHELTTNVAEVLSILIGLLFFTQTVGNVPGATPTLSALMVLWVNMISDAVPSFSLGYDVPEANIMEESPRDPNESILANHTWSRVLIRGFFMGLLVYVAFLWAAHEGMSSSQAQTVAFLTLVYGQLWHVFDARSTRTLFERSPFENKYLVAAVLFAGISSFLVTIIPFFNLVMGTAPLDGYVYLMVLFIPALPTLILSGIKELFGVKIW; encoded by the coding sequence GTGAAACTCTATCAACAAACAAAAGATCAAGTCATAGAGGACTTTCAGGTTGATTTACAGAATGGGTTAACAGACGAAAAGGTAACTCAACAACGTGAAAAATACGGTGAGAATAAACTACCTGAAAAAAAAGAGGACCCTTATTGGAAGGTCTTTCTTAAAAACTTCAAGGAACCTATTGTCATTGTACTAATGGGAGCAATTGTTTTATCTTCATTAAGTGCTTTTCATGATATTCAAATTCAAGGTAATTTAGAAACTGGATATGAGTCACTATATGAAGCAGCAGCTATTTTTATCTTAATTATCATTAATGCATTTCTAGGATTTTGGCAAGAAATTAGTGCTCGGAAGAGTCTAAATGCACTAAAAGAAATGAATACCCGAAACACTACGGTATTACGTAACGGGAAGTGGCAAACGATTCCTGTTAACGAAATGGTGGTTGGCGACATCGTAAGTAACCAAGTTGGCGACTTTGTTGAAGCAGATGTTCGTTGGCTAGATGTAAACGAACTTCAAGTCATTGAATCTCATTTAACTGGGGAAGCTGACGCTATTGAAAAGGGTACGGAAGCAATCAGTGAAGATGTCGAACTTGGTGACCGAACCAATATGGGCTTTTCTGGTTCTACTGTTTCCAACGGACAAGGAACTGGCGTTGTTGTTGCAGCAGGGGCAAATACTGAATTAGGTAATATTGCTCAAATGATTGAATCTGTTGAAGAAAAACCTTCTCCTCTACAAAATACCGTTAATAAACTAACAAAAACCCTTATGTTCATTTCTGGGATTATTGTTATCTTTACTCTTATTATGGGAATTATTCAAGCAGGTGAACTTAGTTTTGCATCGATTGGTTCTGTCCTATCAACTTCAATTGCACTAGCAGTCGCTTCTATTCCAGATGCTTTACCGGCTGTATTATCTATTGTATTAACCATCGGCGCTAGCGCTATGGCTAAAAACAAGGGATTAATTAAGTCATTAAATAGTGTAGAAACATTAGGTGCTACCTCCTATATTTGTTCCGATAAAACAGGAACATTAACTAAGAACGAAATGACCGTTGTTCAATATTATGCCAATGGCCATAAATATGAAGTAACTGGTCTAGGTTACAATCCTAATGGAGAAGTTAAAAATCAAGATAATGACGATCCAGTCGCTACATCAAAAGCCTTCTTATATGGCGCCGTATTGTGTAATGATTCTTCCGTCCAAGAAAATGACAACGGAGAGTATACGCCTCTAGGACTTCCGACTGAAGTTGCTTTAACTGTATTAGGGAAGAAAGTAAATATTAGTCGCGAAGATTTGCAACAAGACAAAGAAATTGTTCGCACGCTACCTTTTTCAAGTAGCCGTAAAATGATGAGTGTCATTGTAAAGGAAAACGATGGTAAATATACCTTGTATACTAAGGGCGCACCGGATGTTATGATCAACCGTAGCAATGGTATTTTAAAAGATGGTGAAGTTGACAAGACAGAAGAAGAAAGAAACAACTTTTTATCCATCGTAGATGATTATGCCGATGACGCTTTACGTACATTAGCAGTTGGACAAAAAGAGATTACTGAAGATGAAGCCTTGAACGGAACAACAGATACACTTGAGCATTCTCTTGTCTTAACTGGGGTCGCAGGAATTATTGACCCTGCACGTGAAGAAGTTAAAGTTTCTGTTCAAACGTTGCACAATGCTAATGTTGAAGTGGTTATGATTACAGGTGACCATGAAAAGACAGCACGAGCTATTGCGTATGACTTAGGCATCGTTGATAGTAAATCTGCTACTGTTGTTAAAGGTGTAGATATTGAAAAAATGTCCGATGATGAATTGTATGAAACGGTAAAAGAAACTAATGTCTATGCTCGTGTGTCACCAGAACATAAACAACGTATTGTTAAACAATTACAAAACTATGGTCAAATCACAGCTATGACTGGCGACGGTGTTAATGACGCTCCTGCACTGCGTGTTGCAGACATTGGTATTGCAATGGGCGTTGCCGGAACAGAAGTAACGAAAGATTCGGCTGACTTAGTTCTATTAGATGACAAATTTACAACCATTGAAAATGCCGTTAAAAGCGGACGTACGATTTATGGTAATATTAAAAACTTTATCCGTCATGAATTGACAACAAATGTGGCTGAAGTATTGTCCATATTGATTGGTTTGCTGTTTTTCACTCAAACAGTTGGTAATGTCCCTGGGGCAACGCCTACTTTATCAGCTTTAATGGTACTATGGGTAAACATGATCAGTGACGCAGTACCTTCCTTTTCTCTAGGTTATGATGTGCCTGAAGCAAATATTATGGAAGAATCGCCACGTGATCCAAACGAATCAATATTAGCTAATCATACTTGGTCTCGCGTATTAATTCGTGGTTTCTTTATGGGACTATTAGTATATGTAGCATTTCTTTGGGCTGCTCATGAAGGTATGTCTAGTAGCCAAGCGCAAACTGTCGCTTTCCTAACCTTAGTTTATGGACAATTGTGGCACGTTTTCGACGCTCGTAGTACAAGAACTTTATTTGAAAGAAGTCCATTTGAAAATAAATATCTAGTGGCTGCTGTTTTATTTGCTGGAATTAGCTCCTTCTTAGTAACAATTATCCCATTCTTTAACTTAGTTATGGGTACAGCTCCTCTTGATGGATATGTTTATCTAATGGTTCTATTTATTCCTGCCTTACCTACACTTATCCTATCAGGAATTAAAGAGCTATTTGGCGTTAAGATTTGGTAA